The Perca fluviatilis chromosome 2, GENO_Pfluv_1.0, whole genome shotgun sequence genome includes a region encoding these proteins:
- the LOC120551568 gene encoding uncharacterized protein LOC120551568, translating into MESSEKDTYPPPDPGPLAKRVLVAIYKDGTETCKKLFTVADASQLLQACHSEFSHSVQLERFLKYNNDFQDYVDCDTSTDVKDYDKFQVRVATVVQLEFMEVQRPHVEIEKNDMAAQLKSLLETKAPDVLTEHQHTGTLSTNSRKKLVKLSVCDLVEKHGFYPSTAEKLHLAKSLTTPFPSLNVMVSEREHFYDPVSHKGFIEMKLRNIRRNLEESQRRYQKRRMPCGAATAAQPSEDEDPSEWLTVIKRMKPSPENMGPIKTAMEKTFSHRRNWISTQSPTVADIVQQYPRFIDIPSLLDVEFGRLFDGKAEMFIRRWESSIIPKLKQIAILEKGGVSSLLDQTGNQNDDELCYSMLQVLTHLLPPTASGRGPAASSRCSVKSAVSYLLNFVQHGTSIPSLCDVDDGSLRPPQQSHQPQLVCIGHLSSQARQFVIVARSDKVAIPLHDDSLTCALDKLFKFFWVCNVAYPTQLTSVFIFLEHIYDLPVSKTARRSKVMELIGKLQVLA; encoded by the exons ATGGAGTCTTCTGAAAAGGACACTTATCCACCACCAGACCCTGGACCACTGGCAAAGAGAGTGCTTGTAGCCATTTATAAAGATGGCACTGAAACATGCAAGAAACTTTTTACTGTTGCAGATGCCTCACAGCTTTTGCAGGCCTGTCACTCAGAGTTTTCACATTCAGTGCAATTAGAAAGGTTTCTCAAGTACAACAATGACTTCCAAGACTACGTTGACTGTGACACAAGTACAGATGTTAAGGACTACGACAAGTTCCAAGTAAGGGTTGCGACAGTGGTCCAGCTGGAGTTTATGGAGGTTCAAAGACCACATGTGGAAATCGAAAAG AATGACATGGCTGCACAGCTAAAATCTCTTCTGGAAACAAAGGCTCCAGACGTACTGACTGAACATCAACATACAGGCACACTATCCACCAACAGCAGAAAGAAGCTTGTCAAATTAAGTGTCTGTGACCTTGTAGAGAAACATGGATT TTACCCCTCTACAGCAGAGAAACTACATTTGGCTAAATCGTTAACCACACCCTTCCCATCACTGAATGTGATGGTGTCTGAGAGG gaaCATTTCTATGATCCTGTATCGCATAAAGGCTTCATAGAAATGAAGTTACGAAATATCAGACGGAATCTGGAGGAGAGCCAGCGGCGCTACCAGAAGAGAAGGATGCCTTGtggagcagcaacagcagctcaGCCTTCAGAGGACGAAGACCCAAGCGAGTGGTTGACGGTCATTAAAAGAATGAAGCCATCACCTGAGAATATGGGCCCAATTAAGACCGCAATGGAAAAGACTTTCAGCCACCGCAGAAATTGGATCAGCACCCAGTCACCTACGGTTGCAGACATAGTCCAACAGTACCCCCGTTTCATAGACATCCCAAGCCTG CTAGATGTGGAGTTTGGAAGATTGTTCGATGGGAAGGCAGAGATGTTCATAAGGAGGTGGGAGTCGTCCATTATCCCAAAACTGAAGCAGATTGCCATTTTGGAGAAGGGTGGAGTGTCCTCCTTGTTGGATCAAACTGGAAACCAGAATGATG ATGAGCTTTGCTACAGTATGCTGCAAGTTCTCACTCACCTGCTTCCACCAACGGCTTCAGGAAGAGGTCCAGCGGCCTCAAGCCGATGTAGTGTGAAGTCAGCTGTGTCATACCTACTGAACTTTGTGCAG cACGGGACCAGCATCCCCTCCCtttgtgatgttgatgatggaTCCTTGAGGCCCCCTCAGCAGAGCCATCAGCCACAGTTAGTGTGCATCGGTCATCTGTCCAGCCAAGCACGCCAGTTTGTCATTGTTGCCAGAAGTGACAAGGTTGCCATTCCACTGCATGATGACAGCCTAACCTGTGCCCTGGATAAGCTGTTCAAGTTTTTTTGGGTATGCAATGTTGCTTATCCTACTCAGCTTACTTCAGTTTTCATATTTCTCGAGCATATCTATGACTTGCCAGTGTCTAAGACAGCGAGACGATCCAAAGTGATGGAACTCATTGGAAAGCTTCAGGTTTTGGCCTAA